One region of Polaribacter pectinis genomic DNA includes:
- a CDS encoding TlpA disulfide reductase family protein has translation MKLKNLTLGLILFVIFISCEITEDKNYFVLKGTVTNAKDSETILLRINNKNVDSTILKNDRFTFKGKLDKPTRVFLIIKNSRDYKSFWLENKIIDVYGTRGKLKDGEVQGSNTQKEADLLNKKLKKTKPKLLAISNTLMTISKNDIRKDSLSKLLWEYETEFAQINQDFIVENPNSLISLEILTDYKRQWGKKTTSELYDKLSSKNKNSKEGLQIYDYLNAKTNPKIGEKYIDFEQPDKNGKLIKVSDILSKFTLIEFWSSNCGPCRVANPKLVKIYKEFHNKGFEIIGVSHNRSKDHWLEAIKKDKLPWINVSELNGNENNAANIYGVTAIPDNVLIDEEGVIVARKIKAVELEFFLEKEFKYSMNRLY, from the coding sequence ATGAAATTAAAAAATTTAACATTGGGTCTTATTCTATTTGTAATTTTTATTAGTTGTGAGATTACAGAAGATAAAAATTATTTTGTCTTAAAAGGTACAGTTACAAATGCAAAAGATAGTGAAACTATTTTATTAAGAATCAATAATAAAAATGTAGATTCTACAATTTTAAAAAATGATAGATTCACTTTTAAGGGAAAATTAGATAAGCCTACAAGAGTATTCTTAATTATTAAAAATTCGAGAGATTATAAAAGTTTTTGGTTAGAAAATAAAATTATTGATGTTTATGGAACTAGAGGTAAGTTGAAAGATGGAGAGGTACAAGGTTCTAATACTCAAAAAGAGGCTGATTTACTAAACAAAAAATTAAAAAAAACAAAACCAAAATTGCTTGCTATAAGTAATACTCTAATGACTATTTCTAAAAATGATATTAGAAAAGATAGTCTTTCTAAACTATTATGGGAATATGAAACCGAGTTTGCTCAAATAAATCAAGATTTTATTGTAGAGAATCCTAATTCACTAATTAGTTTAGAAATTCTCACAGATTACAAAAGGCAATGGGGCAAAAAAACAACTTCAGAATTATATGATAAACTTTCCAGTAAAAATAAAAACTCTAAAGAGGGTTTACAAATTTACGATTACTTAAATGCTAAAACAAATCCTAAAATAGGTGAAAAATATATTGATTTTGAGCAACCAGATAAAAATGGAAAACTTATAAAAGTTTCAGACATTTTAAGCAAATTTACTTTAATTGAATTCTGGAGCTCAAACTGTGGACCTTGTAGAGTTGCTAACCCAAAATTAGTAAAAATTTATAAAGAATTTCATAATAAAGGATTTGAAATAATTGGAGTATCTCATAACAGATCTAAAGACCATTGGCTTGAGGCAATAAAAAAAGATAAACTTCCATGGATAAACGTTTCTGAACTTAATGGCAATGAAAATAATGCTGCCAATATTTACGGAGTTACAGCCATACCTGATAATGTTTTAATTGATGAAGAAGGGGTTATTGTTGCTAGAAAAATTAAAGCAGTAGAACTTGAATTTTTTTTAGAAAAGGAATTTAAATATTCAATGAATAGATTGTATTAA
- a CDS encoding alpha/beta hydrolase: MKKIILLLFISISTNFHSQKKAEDFGFRHFQYIIENDTIDVLVKSKKGEENIKKPIFFEVQGSTAVPLIVHNNKQRVSYVSLSEGYTENDYHLVMVNKPGLPLIIHNDSLTRGQYKDLKTGKYPQKYLENNKLEYYVERNSAVINFLKKQDWVDTTKIVVAGHSEGSTIATHMADKIDEITHLIYSGGTPYYPRILAMIQQDRRLEKKKESDWVKKDLEYWKDVVKYPLAKNRNEGWNTNYGTYSFSQNENNVLKRLKIPILITYGTSDEGAPFCDMFHIETIKENQTNFTFNAYVGLDHYYQKKEHDKDSTKKKDYLNTVVSHWLKWIEIN, from the coding sequence ATGAAAAAAATCATCTTATTGTTATTTATTTCTATTTCAACTAATTTTCACTCTCAAAAGAAAGCTGAAGACTTTGGTTTTAGGCACTTTCAATATATAATTGAAAATGATACAATTGATGTATTAGTGAAGTCAAAAAAAGGAGAAGAAAATATTAAGAAACCAATATTCTTTGAGGTTCAGGGCTCTACTGCAGTTCCATTGATTGTTCATAATAACAAACAACGTGTTTCCTATGTATCTCTATCTGAAGGTTACACTGAAAATGATTATCATTTAGTTATGGTAAATAAACCTGGTCTTCCTCTAATAATCCATAATGATAGTCTTACAAGAGGACAGTATAAAGATTTAAAAACGGGAAAGTATCCACAAAAATATTTAGAGAATAATAAACTTGAATATTACGTAGAACGAAATAGTGCTGTCATTAATTTTTTAAAAAAACAAGATTGGGTAGACACAACCAAAATAGTTGTTGCAGGACATTCCGAAGGAAGTACTATTGCAACTCATATGGCTGATAAAATAGACGAAATTACTCATCTCATTTATTCTGGTGGCACACCTTATTATCCTCGAATATTAGCAATGATTCAACAAGACAGAAGATTAGAAAAAAAGAAAGAGAGTGATTGGGTTAAAAAAGACCTTGAATATTGGAAAGATGTTGTTAAATATCCGTTAGCAAAAAACAGAAACGAAGGTTGGAATACAAATTATGGAACTTATTCCTTTTCTCAAAATGAGAACAATGTTTTAAAAAGACTAAAAATACCAATTTTAATTACTTATGGCACTTCAGATGAAGGAGCTCCATTTTGTGACATGTTTCATATTGAAACGATAAAAGAAAATCAAACAAATTTCACATTTAACGCTTATGTTGGGTTAGATCATTATTATCAAAAGAAAGAACATGACAAAGATTCAACTAAAAAAAAAGATTACTTAAATACTGTAGTTTCGCATTGGTTAAAATGGATAGAAATAAATTAA
- a CDS encoding N-acetyltransferase, translating to MEFIEKIELSKIDKKEILNLWNAQYPEKLNYQTLLEFERYLENLAEQSHILMKSENQSIKGWYFDFIRDKEKWFTIILDSKFLGKGLGTKILNLAKEKESELNGWVIDHNRDKKQNGEAYISPLNFYLQNGFEKLTENRLEMDKISAVKIKWKK from the coding sequence GTGGAATTTATTGAGAAGATAGAACTGTCAAAAATCGATAAAAAAGAGATTCTAAATCTTTGGAATGCTCAATATCCAGAAAAACTGAATTATCAAACGCTTTTGGAATTTGAAAGGTATCTCGAAAATTTGGCCGAACAATCGCATATTTTAATGAAAAGTGAAAATCAAAGTATTAAAGGCTGGTATTTTGATTTTATTCGTGATAAAGAAAAGTGGTTTACAATAATTTTAGATTCAAAGTTTCTCGGAAAAGGACTCGGAACAAAAATCCTCAATCTTGCGAAAGAAAAAGAATCAGAATTAAATGGTTGGGTAATTGACCATAATAGAGATAAAAAGCAAAATGGTGAAGCTTACATTTCACCTTTGAATTTTTATCTGCAAAACGGATTTGAAAAACTGACAGAAAACAGATTAGAAATGGACAAAATATCAGCTGTAAAAATAAAATGGAAAAAATAA
- a CDS encoding tyrosine-type recombinase/integrase: MSSIFLLLQRVHENVHVLPMKLNYSEPKIYTGGVDISMWSKLTPKEKKASLEKPWYVYFSFRNPTTEKLVRQPNIKAGANKLKNKKERYAFLKTMQQALLELLQYGFNPYEDNSALEEAIFSDATQKSKNKATEKQQESNSKAIEQQQPTIKETNATSILSAFEFTLDLKANMMNKNSFVQYKSRIGLFEKWLKEKTYFDNPITFITKKIIIEYLNDVLKRTSARNRNNSRTDIASMFQLLEDNEIVKENFVRKIAVLKTVPKRNKTYTPKQEKDIYEYMKSEDPHLLLFVKFISYSILRPIEICRLKIADIDVIDKKIYVKAKNKPVQIKRLPTILLDSLPDLSLKDPKAFLFGRFEIGEDWDAEETNKRNEFSKRFKKIKEHFKLGTEFGMYSFKHTFITKMYNSYRNQGKSQHEARSMLMPITGHSTMVALEKYLRDIDAELPDDYSVLLRK, from the coding sequence ATGTCTTCAATTTTCTTACTTTTACAAAGAGTACACGAAAACGTACACGTTTTGCCTATGAAATTGAATTATTCAGAACCAAAAATCTACACTGGTGGTGTGGATATTTCTATGTGGTCTAAACTAACACCCAAAGAGAAAAAAGCATCACTTGAGAAGCCATGGTATGTTTATTTTTCATTTCGAAATCCAACAACAGAAAAATTAGTACGTCAGCCAAATATAAAAGCTGGCGCAAACAAATTAAAAAACAAGAAGGAGCGTTATGCTTTTTTAAAGACGATGCAACAAGCTTTGTTAGAATTGTTGCAATATGGTTTTAATCCCTATGAAGATAACAGTGCTTTGGAAGAAGCTATTTTTTCAGATGCCACACAGAAGAGCAAAAACAAAGCAACAGAAAAACAACAAGAAAGCAACAGTAAGGCAATAGAACAGCAACAGCCAACTATTAAAGAGACAAATGCTACGTCTATTTTAAGTGCTTTTGAATTCACTTTAGATTTAAAAGCAAATATGATGAACAAAAATTCTTTTGTTCAGTATAAGAGCAGGATAGGTCTTTTTGAGAAATGGTTAAAAGAGAAAACTTATTTCGATAATCCCATCACCTTTATAACAAAGAAAATAATTATTGAGTATCTAAATGATGTTTTAAAAAGAACGAGTGCAAGAAATCGCAATAATTCTAGAACAGATATTGCATCTATGTTTCAGCTTTTGGAAGATAATGAAATCGTAAAAGAAAATTTCGTACGTAAAATTGCTGTTTTGAAAACAGTACCAAAAAGAAATAAAACATACACCCCAAAACAAGAGAAAGATATTTACGAATATATGAAAAGTGAAGATCCACATTTATTACTATTTGTAAAATTTATTTCCTATAGCATATTAAGACCTATTGAGATATGTAGGTTAAAAATTGCTGACATTGATGTTATAGACAAGAAAATATACGTTAAAGCAAAGAACAAACCTGTACAAATTAAAAGACTGCCAACTATTTTATTGGATAGCCTACCAGATTTATCATTAAAAGACCCAAAAGCCTTCCTTTTTGGTAGATTTGAAATAGGAGAAGATTGGGATGCAGAAGAAACTAATAAAAGAAACGAATTTTCTAAACGCTTTAAAAAAATTAAAGAACACTTCAAGTTAGGTACGGAATTTGGAATGTATAGCTTTAAACATACTTTTATTACGAAGATGTATAACAGTTATAGGAATCAAGGTAAATCTCAACATGAAGCAAGGAGTATGTTGATGCCAATTACAGGACATTCAACAATGGTTGCATTAGAGAAGTATTTAAGAGATATAGATGCCGAGTTACCAGATGATTATTCAGTATTATTAAGAAAATAA
- a CDS encoding helix-turn-helix transcriptional regulator, whose translation MANYFISLKIQLLIQYVHDYNFPSKEQIIDYLADKDLEVSSRTLDRYFARIRADFGIEISYNSLEKGYFIDEEKSVKVSSFFKFLEIIQVADIFSNSLKDSNKILEYVSFDDSTNFIGIENLKDILLAIKQEKEIDFIHENFEKNSKKKYIITPLILKEYLNRWYVVGAINEDNEIRTFGIDRISNIEITNLSTKKRENYTEKLEKFKHTVGLTYWEGDPVNVSLLVDELHVKYMRSLPLHQSQVILPKNKDNKHQVNFYIYPNYEFMTQILKIGAEVEVLSPKHLRDDIVRMLEASLKNYK comes from the coding sequence ATGGCTAACTATTTTATTTCCTTAAAAATTCAATTACTAATCCAATATGTTCACGATTATAACTTTCCATCCAAAGAACAAATTATAGATTATTTGGCTGATAAAGATTTAGAGGTATCTTCGAGAACATTAGACAGATATTTTGCAAGAATTAGAGCAGATTTTGGAATTGAAATTTCTTACAATTCTTTGGAGAAAGGGTATTTTATTGATGAAGAAAAAAGTGTAAAAGTATCGTCTTTCTTTAAGTTTTTAGAGATTATACAAGTGGCAGATATTTTTTCTAATAGCTTAAAGGACAGTAATAAAATTTTAGAATATGTAAGTTTCGATGATTCTACAAACTTTATAGGAATAGAAAATTTAAAAGATATATTGTTAGCTATCAAGCAAGAGAAAGAAATAGATTTTATTCACGAAAACTTCGAAAAAAACTCAAAAAAGAAGTACATCATTACTCCACTAATATTAAAAGAATATTTGAATAGATGGTATGTTGTTGGCGCTATTAATGAAGATAATGAAATTAGAACTTTTGGTATTGATAGAATTTCAAACATAGAAATAACCAATTTATCAACTAAAAAAAGAGAAAATTACACTGAAAAATTAGAGAAATTTAAACACACTGTTGGGTTAACTTACTGGGAAGGAGATCCAGTAAATGTAAGTTTGTTAGTAGATGAATTGCATGTAAAATATATGCGAAGTCTTCCTTTGCACCAATCGCAAGTAATCTTACCTAAAAATAAAGATAATAAGCACCAAGTAAATTTTTATATTTATCCGAATTACGAATTTATGACTCAAATTTTAAAAATTGGTGCTGAAGTAGAAGTTTTGAGCCCAAAACATTTAAGGGATGATATTGTTAGAATGTTGGAGGCTAGTTTGAAGAATTATAAATAG
- a CDS encoding HIRAN domain-containing protein — translation MKRDYFLRFAIAGFSYYEGSIAFNKLKIGKKLKLKREPRNKYDKHAVALYRKGLKLGYIPRDKNRQLSLLLKNRGVKFDARVQKVNENEHPENQVEVILYLLTPKKES, via the coding sequence ATGAAAAGAGATTATTTTTTACGATTTGCTATTGCTGGCTTTTCTTATTATGAAGGCTCAATTGCATTCAATAAATTAAAAATTGGTAAAAAGCTAAAACTGAAAAGAGAACCGAGAAATAAATATGATAAGCACGCTGTTGCATTGTACAGAAAAGGCTTAAAATTAGGCTACATTCCAAGAGATAAAAACAGACAACTTTCTTTACTTCTTAAAAACCGAGGTGTAAAATTTGATGCAAGAGTTCAAAAAGTAAATGAAAACGAACATCCAGAAAATCAAGTTGAAGTAATTTTGTATTTACTTACTCCTAAAAAAGAAAGTTAA
- a CDS encoding DUF2779 domain-containing protein → MLSKSRYLKGLKCTKALWLNKFKKEEVFYSDSTKRVFSQGNTAGDLAQQYFDGGQLALVSNYPDSKAIARTKQLIDEGETTIYEATFAAESTLVALDMLHKIDGKWHAFEVKSTNSVKEEHVRDAAIQYFVMTNAGIEIEDISIMHFDNMYVRNGDINPKELFTYESVFSRMQSYLPEIPENIAAFLEVYQQDEPTVLIGNHCEKPYACEFANYCHQLTENQEILEERANQPKLGTDIIYKNEEGVQQFLNENPFPIYSLDFESAQYGIPEYNNSRPYQQIPFQYSLHYQKDVNSEPEHFEFLGNGIDDPREDLIIQLIKNLNHKADNGKILMYSSFEKTMLTNFIRDFPKYEEDLESIKERLIDLGVIFRNYIKTEATQKTWSLKVVLPTYLPHLSYQDLEIQQGMATVEVYKGFANLSPVEKEEARKNMLAYCKLDTFAVLELYNTLYK, encoded by the coding sequence ATGTTATCAAAATCAAGATATTTAAAAGGATTAAAATGCACAAAAGCATTGTGGTTAAACAAGTTTAAAAAAGAAGAAGTTTTTTATTCTGATAGCACAAAAAGAGTATTTAGTCAAGGAAATACTGCTGGCGATTTAGCACAACAATATTTTGATGGTGGTCAATTAGCGTTAGTTTCTAATTATCCAGATTCCAAAGCAATTGCAAGAACGAAACAACTTATTGATGAAGGAGAAACTACTATTTACGAAGCTACATTTGCTGCAGAAAGCACATTAGTTGCTTTAGATATGTTGCATAAAATTGATGGAAAATGGCATGCTTTTGAAGTTAAAAGCACCAATTCAGTTAAGGAAGAACATGTTAGAGATGCTGCTATTCAATATTTTGTAATGACAAACGCAGGGATTGAAATTGAAGATATTTCTATTATGCATTTTGATAATATGTATGTTAGAAACGGAGATATTAATCCGAAAGAATTATTTACCTATGAAAGTGTCTTTTCTAGAATGCAAAGTTATCTGCCTGAAATTCCTGAAAATATAGCTGCTTTTTTAGAGGTTTATCAGCAAGACGAACCTACTGTTTTAATTGGTAATCATTGTGAGAAGCCTTATGCTTGTGAATTTGCAAACTATTGCCATCAATTAACCGAAAATCAAGAAATATTAGAAGAAAGAGCTAATCAACCCAAATTAGGCACAGATATAATTTACAAAAATGAGGAAGGTGTTCAACAATTTTTAAATGAAAATCCATTTCCTATTTATTCTTTAGATTTTGAATCTGCACAATATGGAATACCGGAATATAATAACTCACGACCTTACCAACAAATTCCATTTCAGTATAGTTTACACTATCAAAAAGATGTTAATTCTGAACCTGAACATTTTGAGTTTTTAGGAAATGGAATTGATGACCCAAGAGAAGATTTAATCATACAACTGATCAAAAATTTAAACCATAAAGCAGACAATGGTAAAATTTTGATGTACTCTAGTTTTGAAAAAACAATGCTTACTAATTTCATTAGAGATTTCCCTAAATATGAAGAAGATTTAGAATCTATAAAAGAACGGTTAATAGATTTAGGTGTTATTTTTCGTAATTACATAAAAACAGAAGCTACCCAAAAAACTTGGTCATTAAAAGTTGTTTTGCCTACTTATTTACCTCATCTTTCTTATCAAGATTTAGAAATTCAGCAAGGAATGGCTACAGTAGAAGTTTATAAAGGTTTTGCAAATTTATCTCCAGTAGAAAAAGAAGAAGCTCGTAAAAATATGCTGGCTTATTGCAAGTTGGATACTTTTGCTGTTTTGGAATTGTATAATACTTTATATAAATAA
- a CDS encoding GIY-YIG nuclease family protein: MKELENKLQELSNIWKNIEIHLEESNFFKEIIKRLNDNQQTIANFNQLEITNTFGIYIFYIKPLKNYDFKSLEEDWKKIGLEKGYIKFPQIVKSRFDFHLPIKTSEKYVFYIGKSETLGNRIKEHITHEKNASTYGLKLKDRTFFTSENMSFSYWELPPELKSDHKEINQFLITQIEKKLRGKLNPWIGKQ, encoded by the coding sequence GTGAAGGAATTAGAAAATAAATTACAAGAACTTTCAAATATTTGGAAAAATATAGAAATACACCTTGAAGAAAGCAATTTTTTTAAGGAAATTATTAAACGCTTAAATGATAATCAACAAACAATTGCTAATTTTAATCAATTAGAAATTACGAACACTTTTGGAATATATATTTTTTATATAAAACCTTTAAAAAATTATGACTTTAAAAGTTTGGAAGAAGATTGGAAAAAGATTGGACTTGAAAAAGGTTATATAAAATTTCCTCAAATTGTGAAGAGTAGATTTGACTTTCATCTTCCTATAAAAACTAGCGAAAAATATGTTTTTTATATTGGTAAATCAGAAACACTAGGAAATAGAATTAAAGAGCATATAACACACGAGAAAAATGCATCTACTTATGGCTTAAAACTGAAAGACCGAACATTTTTCACTTCTGAAAACATGAGCTTTTCCTATTGGGAATTACCCCCTGAATTGAAAAGCGATCATAAAGAAATTAATCAATTTTTAATTACTCAAATTGAAAAAAAATTGAGAGGTAAATTAAATCCTTGGATTGGCAAGCAGTGA
- a CDS encoding GmrSD restriction endonuclease domain-containing protein yields the protein MVGVDSKLYDIHTIVENEYGFNIPIYQRLYVWTEQQVKTLFEDLFTAYSTKKELYYIGGIIVVKNPNGNFDLVDGQQRFTTLWLLSNELKNILSSFTKKGEELRLHFSIRDNVTYYLKNIENKNGNIDSNETDFADLIKISKARKIIESLITEYLKTDKDQELFAKYIYDNLKMVITEVPYQTDLNKLFETLNNRGEQLQQHEILKARLLSHIKDITEWHQYATLWSVCSKMNEYVERTIAKEIDSSKEIAAQYNNGFKLTDVLNLFRAKEKKQKSINLIEILKTPESYKDESVSFKNNIDNHPETNEDEFEPVRSILTFPQLLLHTLRVFLYDIEQDDIDIINEKELLKTFDNYFLKSDFIDKESVKLFFKQLFEVKCAFDKYIIKWVETSKEKEEHLLKFIDKRNQKKGGWTYYLRRLKKESFHGFELLQSILYHSQQNTTQYWLTPFLYWVKNENPNFNKAYKWLRILDNTLLSSETKGLPLIKRTWNSIPNYLENKPSVSIFQINYNVSALGTKFPHYWFYKIEFVLWYYKNSLGKEVEWKDYKMTARNSIEHIGPQNPRDQNDKVCVEMLDTMGNLVLVTRSINSEYSDRAYGVKKSIFTDKKNKGNLDSLKSDIIYSEENWNDNKAKRHHQFILDLLEIYFKENHIQ from the coding sequence ATGGTTGGTGTAGATTCAAAATTATATGATATACATACAATAGTAGAAAATGAGTATGGTTTTAATATTCCAATATATCAGCGCTTATATGTTTGGACTGAACAACAAGTTAAAACTCTTTTTGAAGATTTATTTACAGCTTATTCTACGAAGAAAGAATTATATTATATTGGAGGAATAATTGTAGTTAAAAACCCAAATGGAAATTTTGATTTAGTAGATGGTCAACAACGTTTTACTACGCTTTGGTTACTATCTAATGAATTGAAAAATATATTAAGCTCCTTTACAAAAAAAGGAGAAGAGTTGCGTTTGCATTTTTCTATAAGAGATAATGTAACTTATTATCTTAAGAATATAGAGAATAAAAATGGTAATATAGATAGCAATGAAACAGATTTTGCAGATTTAATTAAGATTAGTAAAGCAAGAAAAATCATTGAATCATTAATTACTGAATATTTAAAAACGGATAAAGACCAAGAATTATTTGCAAAGTATATTTATGACAATTTAAAAATGGTGATTACAGAAGTTCCATATCAAACAGACTTAAATAAATTGTTTGAAACCTTAAATAATAGAGGAGAACAACTTCAGCAACATGAAATTCTTAAAGCAAGATTACTCTCTCATATAAAAGATATTACTGAATGGCATCAATATGCTACTCTTTGGTCTGTTTGTAGTAAAATGAATGAATATGTAGAGAGAACAATTGCCAAGGAAATAGATTCATCAAAAGAAATTGCTGCACAATATAACAATGGTTTTAAGCTAACTGATGTATTAAACTTGTTTAGAGCAAAAGAAAAGAAACAGAAAAGTATTAATCTTATTGAAATATTAAAGACTCCAGAAAGTTATAAAGATGAAAGTGTTTCTTTTAAAAACAACATAGATAATCATCCAGAAACTAATGAGGACGAATTTGAACCTGTGAGGAGTATACTGACTTTTCCGCAGCTTTTATTGCACACACTACGTGTTTTTTTATACGATATAGAACAAGACGATATAGATATAATAAATGAAAAAGAACTTTTAAAAACATTTGATAACTATTTTTTGAAATCAGATTTTATTGATAAAGAATCTGTAAAGCTTTTTTTCAAACAATTATTTGAAGTTAAATGTGCATTTGATAAATACATTATAAAATGGGTTGAAACTTCAAAAGAAAAAGAAGAACATCTTTTAAAATTTATAGATAAAAGAAACCAGAAAAAGGGTGGTTGGACTTATTACCTAAGAAGATTAAAAAAAGAAAGTTTTCATGGTTTTGAATTGTTGCAAAGTATTTTATATCATTCTCAACAAAACACAACTCAATATTGGTTAACACCTTTTTTATATTGGGTGAAAAATGAAAACCCAAATTTTAATAAAGCATATAAATGGTTAAGAATATTGGATAACACTTTACTTAGTTCTGAAACAAAGGGACTTCCTTTAATAAAGCGTACTTGGAATTCAATTCCTAATTATTTAGAAAATAAACCATCCGTATCAATTTTTCAAATTAATTACAATGTTTCAGCATTAGGTACAAAATTTCCTCATTATTGGTTTTATAAAATAGAATTTGTTCTTTGGTATTATAAAAATAGCTTAGGTAAAGAAGTAGAGTGGAAAGATTATAAAATGACAGCCCGAAACTCTATTGAACATATTGGCCCTCAAAATCCAAGAGATCAAAATGATAAAGTATGTGTAGAAATGTTAGATACTATGGGTAACCTAGTTTTAGTTACTAGGAGTATAAATTCTGAGTATAGTGATAGAGCATATGGAGTGAAAAAAAGTATTTTTACAGATAAAAAAAATAAAGGCAATCTAGATAGTTTGAAATCTGACATTATATATTCTGAAGAAAATTGGAACGATAATAAAGCAAAAAGACATCATCAATTTATTTTAGATTTACTAGAAATATATTTTAAAGAAAATCATATACAGTAA
- a CDS encoding DUF262 domain-containing protein: MIKVKTLNYLDIFKEFPNLVVPDYQRAYTWNTDKIEDLINDWQEFLGNKNSKNISYYMGTLLFYLNKEKDKFEIIDGQQRLSSLALVYHCIHNNILKEQNLSHNQYTSAHNIVKNYSYLLQRKQELAILKEYDILNKLQFTIIVSDNEDNAFTFFDSQNNRGVTLGVDDYLKAYHLRAVQESNQEKMAKDWEAITFFARKNDKLELNLEYLFKDILFKSRQWKGQRSFPYKNKDNVLREFQKQTHKIKKGEQNYRLFANQNNMRFHSLEYQEDNSLVMLSRERIVDTNHFPFSIRQPLFEGHNFFLFTQKYHSIYKFIFFDKHPENSDLNSVRKMYDDIYNNDMSNYLKEYIQLCLVMYFDNFGVEYIVKALQHFDFYIGSIRVEKYYVRSEVVKNSLKNAKNNLLDVIQGAYLPSEIFNFIKSQENISKIYTNKQKYINDKGEYRNNVIERYIERVCKSYKKEKNKFENRKIWLV, from the coding sequence TTGATAAAAGTAAAAACACTTAATTATTTAGATATTTTTAAAGAGTTTCCAAATCTGGTTGTTCCAGATTATCAAAGAGCATATACTTGGAATACGGATAAAATTGAAGATTTAATAAATGATTGGCAAGAGTTTCTTGGAAATAAAAATTCAAAAAACATTAGTTATTACATGGGAACTTTACTTTTTTATTTAAACAAAGAAAAAGATAAGTTTGAAATAATAGATGGTCAGCAGCGATTAAGTTCTTTAGCTCTAGTATATCATTGCATACATAACAATATATTAAAAGAACAAAATTTAAGTCATAATCAATATACTTCTGCCCACAATATAGTAAAAAACTATTCGTATTTATTACAGAGAAAACAAGAACTTGCTATTTTAAAAGAGTATGATATATTAAATAAACTTCAATTTACAATAATAGTAAGTGATAATGAAGATAATGCTTTTACCTTTTTTGATTCGCAGAATAATAGAGGAGTCACTTTAGGTGTAGATGATTATTTAAAAGCCTACCATCTAAGAGCAGTGCAAGAAAGTAATCAGGAAAAAATGGCGAAAGACTGGGAAGCCATTACTTTTTTTGCTAGAAAAAATGATAAATTAGAATTAAATCTAGAGTATTTATTTAAAGATATTTTATTTAAATCTAGACAATGGAAAGGGCAGCGCAGTTTCCCATATAAAAATAAAGATAATGTTCTTAGAGAGTTTCAAAAGCAAACCCATAAAATAAAGAAAGGTGAACAAAATTACAGGTTGTTTGCAAATCAAAATAATATGCGTTTTCATTCTTTAGAATATCAAGAAGACAATAGCTTAGTTATGTTGTCTAGAGAAAGAATTGTTGACACAAATCATTTTCCATTTTCAATAAGGCAACCTTTATTTGAAGGGCATAATTTCTTTTTATTTACTCAGAAATATCACAGTATTTACAAGTTTATTTTTTTTGATAAACATCCTGAAAACAGCGATTTAAATAGCGTTAGGAAGATGTATGATGATATTTATAATAATGATATGTCTAATTATCTTAAGGAGTATATTCAGTTATGTTTAGTTATGTATTTTGATAATTTTGGTGTAGAATATATAGTGAAAGCTTTACAGCATTTTGATTTTTATATCGGCAGTATTCGAGTAGAAAAATATTATGTACGCTCAGAAGTTGTTAAAAATAGTCTAAAAAATGCAAAAAATAATTTGTTAGATGTAATACAGGGAGCATATTTGCCTTCAGAAATTTTCAACTTTATAAAATCACAGGAAAACATTTCTAAAATCTATACTAACAAACAAAAATATATAAATGATAAAGGTGAGTATAGAAATAATGTTATAGAGAGGTATATAGAACGAGTTTGTAAAAGTTATAAAAAAGAAAAAAATAAGTTTGAAAACAGAAAAATATGGTTGGTGTAG